A stretch of Pseudomonas sp. LRP2-20 DNA encodes these proteins:
- a CDS encoding MFS transporter gives MTSVTSSPDDLERSTMRRVAWRLLPFLIVCYLIAIIDRGNIGMASLQMNQDLELSAKVFGFASSLFFFSYFLVEVPSNLAMQRYGARIWIARIMITWGLISAGTAFVQGANSLYVMRFLLGAAEAGFFPGVLLYLTYWLPSAYRARMVALFMVAIPAANFIGSPLSGLLLSLDGWMGMRGWHWLFILEGIPAVLLGIACLFVLTDRPEQAKWLNDEQRGWLTQQLASEAAKKTAIGHISLWKLLRHKDIWVLALIYSGASAAGSTMSVWAPQLLKTFGLSALEIGLVNAIPYGIASVAMIIWGRSSDRTGERRWHTAMTMLLIAAGLLMTLFTSSLPATVMMLTLVLVGAYSMKGPFWALVSGWLSSSTAAAGLAAVGAMANLIGGGLMVNVYGAIHDATNSYALALMPLAALCTLAGMGVLVIGRKRQHEQAEAAATASAKQA, from the coding sequence ATGACTTCAGTGACATCCTCGCCGGACGACCTCGAACGCAGCACCATGCGCCGTGTTGCCTGGCGCTTGCTGCCCTTTCTGATCGTCTGCTACCTGATCGCGATCATTGATCGCGGCAATATCGGCATGGCCTCGCTGCAGATGAACCAGGACCTGGAACTCTCGGCCAAGGTCTTCGGTTTCGCCAGCAGCCTGTTCTTCTTCTCCTACTTCCTGGTTGAAGTGCCCAGCAACCTGGCCATGCAGCGGTACGGCGCGCGGATCTGGATCGCCCGCATCATGATCACCTGGGGCCTGATTTCCGCCGGCACGGCGTTCGTCCAGGGCGCCAACTCGCTGTATGTCATGCGCTTTCTGCTCGGTGCCGCCGAAGCCGGGTTCTTCCCGGGCGTGCTGCTCTACCTCACCTACTGGTTGCCGTCGGCCTACCGCGCACGCATGGTGGCGCTGTTCATGGTGGCAATCCCGGCCGCCAACTTCATCGGCTCGCCACTGTCGGGCCTGCTGCTGAGTCTGGATGGCTGGATGGGCATGCGCGGCTGGCACTGGCTGTTCATCCTCGAAGGCATCCCGGCAGTGCTGCTGGGTATCGCCTGCCTGTTCGTGCTGACCGACCGCCCCGAACAGGCCAAGTGGCTGAACGACGAGCAACGCGGCTGGCTTACCCAGCAGCTGGCCAGCGAGGCCGCCAAGAAGACCGCCATCGGCCATATCTCGCTGTGGAAACTGCTGCGCCACAAGGATATCTGGGTACTCGCGCTGATCTACTCGGGCGCTTCCGCCGCGGGCAGCACCATGAGCGTCTGGGCGCCGCAGTTGCTGAAAACCTTCGGCCTCAGCGCGCTGGAGATCGGCCTGGTCAATGCCATCCCGTATGGCATCGCCTCGGTCGCGATGATCATCTGGGGGCGTAGCTCCGACCGCACCGGCGAGCGCCGCTGGCACACTGCGATGACCATGCTGCTGATCGCCGCAGGCCTGCTGATGACCCTGTTCACGTCCTCGCTGCCGGCTACGGTGATGATGCTGACCCTGGTGCTGGTGGGCGCCTATTCGATGAAGGGCCCGTTCTGGGCACTGGTCTCCGGCTGGCTGTCGTCGTCCACCGCTGCCGCCGGGCTGGCCGCCGTGGGCGCCATGGCCAACCTCATCGGTGGCGGCCTGATGGTCAACGTCTACGGTGCCATCCACGACGCTACCAACAGCTACGCCCTGGCATTGATGCCCCTGGCCGCACTGTGCACCCTGGCCGGCATGGGTGTACTGGTAATCGGCCGCAAGCGCCAGCACGAGCAGGCTGAAGCAGCTGCCACTGCAAGCGCCAAGCAAGCCTGA
- a CDS encoding OprD family porin has protein sequence MNAVKATLIAVALASTHAQWAGAGEQQASKGLIEDSTLNLLNRNFWMHRDYRNAKRNTRNEWDQGIQAQYVSGFTPGTLGLGFDVHAYGGIKLDGGRGSVGNGILPVDSDGRIEDSTGELGGAVKLRVSSTTLKYGEQRTTAPVFATSDSRLLPETATGVHLASQEYEQLSVEGGHFTSINRRDSSNADGALTSEYAGVEARSVDFIGATCHVTERLSLAAYASEAEALWRQYFANVYYTLPLAETQSASFDLVAYKTRDQGAALAGQLDNTAYSLKGAYSHGPHKFSVAYQKISGDDFFDYIGGDSIWLANSVQYSDFNAPNERSWQLRYDLNMVAFGVPGLTLMARYVKGDQIDGTRVDPNGPFAGWAGDDEKHWERDLEARYVIQAGMAKDLSFRLRQATHRSTSFDSDLDEVRLIVEYPLSLL, from the coding sequence ATGAACGCCGTGAAAGCGACCCTGATCGCAGTGGCACTCGCCTCGACTCACGCCCAGTGGGCAGGTGCTGGCGAACAGCAGGCCTCGAAAGGCTTGATCGAAGACAGCACGCTGAACCTGCTCAACCGCAACTTCTGGATGCACCGCGACTATCGCAATGCCAAGCGCAACACCCGGAATGAATGGGACCAAGGTATCCAGGCGCAATATGTGTCGGGTTTTACCCCGGGCACGCTGGGCTTGGGTTTCGATGTGCATGCATATGGCGGCATCAAGCTCGATGGTGGACGCGGGAGCGTCGGCAACGGGATCCTGCCGGTGGATAGCGATGGTCGTATAGAAGACAGCACCGGCGAATTGGGCGGTGCCGTGAAGCTGCGGGTGTCGTCCACTACCTTGAAGTATGGCGAGCAACGCACCACCGCCCCGGTGTTTGCCACCAGCGATTCGCGTCTGCTGCCGGAGACCGCGACCGGCGTTCACCTGGCCAGCCAGGAGTACGAGCAGCTGTCCGTGGAAGGAGGGCACTTCACTTCGATCAACCGACGTGACTCGAGCAACGCCGATGGTGCTCTGACCAGCGAATACGCAGGCGTGGAAGCGCGCAGCGTCGATTTCATCGGTGCCACCTGCCACGTCACCGAAAGGCTCAGCCTTGCGGCCTACGCCAGCGAAGCCGAAGCGCTCTGGCGCCAGTATTTCGCCAACGTCTACTACACACTACCCTTGGCTGAAACCCAGTCCGCGAGCTTCGACCTGGTCGCTTACAAGACTCGCGATCAGGGCGCTGCGTTGGCGGGGCAACTGGACAATACGGCGTATTCGCTCAAGGGTGCTTACAGTCATGGTCCACACAAGTTCAGCGTGGCGTATCAGAAGATCAGCGGCGATGACTTTTTCGACTACATCGGCGGTGATTCGATCTGGCTGGCCAACTCGGTCCAGTACTCGGACTTCAACGCCCCCAACGAGCGCTCCTGGCAGCTGCGTTACGACCTGAACATGGTGGCCTTCGGCGTGCCGGGGCTGACGCTCATGGCGAGGTATGTGAAGGGCGATCAGATCGACGGTACCCGGGTGGACCCGAACGGCCCGTTCGCGGGGTGGGCGGGAGATGACGAGAAGCACTGGGAGCGCGATCTGGAAGCCCGCTATGTCATCCAGGCCGGTATGGCCAAGGACCTTTCGTTCCGCCTGCGCCAGGCCACCCATCGTTCCACTTCATTCGATAGCGACCTGGATGAAGTGCGGCTGATCGTGGAGTACCCGCTGAGCTTGCTGTAA
- a CDS encoding cyanophycinase, whose protein sequence is MNKPLNTGAMIAALMISCASPAALAEGNLLAVGGMLRASNLPVYDKFIELAGGRQDARIVIVPTASGSLSSSNRFMAELVALGVAAKRISIVGVDKLNYQRTMNDAAVVEPLRGASGVWFVGGDQARIARALFNADGSPSLLMQAVRSVYDRGGVVGGTSAGASVLGARMPTAFGVVMDTLDFGVASKADQRGTALLEGAGLFKGGVIDQHLDQIEETSTGRVARMAAYLTGDKLTRGFGLDTNTAMWVNPEGQVQVLGEGYLTVMDASQAEKSFGLYGTRLSNVRLAMLSHGDRYDLASGKVQPAPGKAAIKAGSEYLSGNQLITDLSGVSAIDRAVIYGLADNTASRQLGLMTRYNPLNGYHYGYRFEFSKTADFSAYSQMHDALTHYSVGGVRLDIRPVNATLGEPATSAPTDAGSGSRGDAIRAISFRGLMTLNAGNAFEPGRPITRLELANALQMTLAAEPRRDRLPALTDVGAEHPLHDQLDVVLSNGWMSSSEPFSVNQLVSRKEWALACQALVERYQGIQLSRTAALSDIGGLDKAYADAATLTVGEGWLQAEQGRFSPQAPVTRAEVAQVLAKVVGLQPL, encoded by the coding sequence ATGAACAAGCCGTTGAACACGGGGGCAATGATCGCCGCCCTGATGATTTCCTGTGCCAGTCCGGCCGCTCTGGCTGAAGGCAACTTGCTGGCCGTGGGCGGCATGCTGCGTGCCAGCAACCTTCCGGTCTATGACAAGTTCATCGAACTCGCCGGTGGTCGTCAGGACGCCCGCATCGTCATCGTTCCAACGGCCAGCGGCAGCCTGAGCTCGAGCAATCGCTTCATGGCGGAACTGGTTGCCCTCGGGGTTGCCGCGAAGCGCATCAGCATCGTGGGGGTCGACAAGCTCAACTACCAACGAACCATGAACGATGCCGCAGTGGTCGAGCCGCTGCGCGGTGCCAGCGGCGTTTGGTTCGTCGGTGGCGACCAGGCCCGGATCGCCCGCGCCCTGTTCAACGCCGATGGCTCCCCGTCGCTGCTGATGCAGGCTGTGCGCAGCGTCTATGACCGCGGTGGCGTGGTCGGCGGCACCAGTGCCGGTGCCAGCGTTCTGGGGGCACGGATGCCAACCGCCTTTGGCGTCGTGATGGATACCCTGGACTTCGGCGTGGCCAGCAAAGCAGACCAGCGCGGCACGGCGTTGCTCGAGGGTGCCGGCCTGTTCAAAGGCGGTGTGATCGATCAGCACCTCGATCAGATCGAGGAAACCAGCACCGGGCGTGTCGCGCGCATGGCAGCCTACCTCACCGGGGACAAGCTCACCCGCGGGTTCGGCCTGGACACCAACACCGCCATGTGGGTCAACCCTGAAGGGCAGGTACAGGTGCTGGGCGAGGGCTATCTGACCGTGATGGACGCCAGCCAGGCAGAGAAATCCTTCGGCCTGTATGGCACACGGCTGAGCAATGTGCGCTTGGCCATGCTCAGCCATGGCGATCGCTATGACCTTGCCAGCGGCAAGGTGCAGCCCGCCCCAGGCAAGGCAGCCATTAAGGCCGGTAGCGAATACCTGTCGGGCAACCAGCTGATTACCGACCTTTCGGGCGTATCGGCCATCGACCGGGCTGTGATCTATGGTCTGGCGGATAACACCGCCTCGCGGCAGCTGGGCCTGATGACCCGCTACAACCCGCTCAACGGCTACCACTACGGCTACCGTTTCGAGTTCAGCAAGACGGCTGACTTCAGCGCCTATAGCCAGATGCACGATGCGCTGACCCACTACAGCGTGGGTGGCGTGCGCCTGGATATCCGCCCGGTCAATGCCACCCTCGGCGAGCCCGCAACCAGTGCGCCGACCGACGCCGGCTCGGGCAGCCGCGGCGATGCGATTCGCGCCATCAGTTTCAGGGGGTTGATGACCCTGAACGCCGGCAACGCCTTCGAACCAGGGCGGCCCATCACCCGTCTGGAGCTGGCCAATGCCTTGCAGATGACGCTGGCCGCCGAGCCCAGGCGGGACCGGTTGCCCGCGTTGACCGATGTCGGCGCCGAACACCCGCTGCATGATCAACTCGACGTGGTGCTGTCCAACGGCTGGATGAGCAGCAGCGAACCCTTCTCTGTCAACCAGCTCGTCAGCCGCAAGGAATGGGCGCTGGCCTGCCAGGCGCTGGTAGAGCGTTATCAGGGCATCCAGCTGAGCAGAACCGCGGCGTTGTCGGACATCGGTGGCCTGGACAAGGCCTATGCCGATGCTGCCACCCTGACCGTGGGGGAGGGCTGGCTGCAGGCCGAGCAAGGCCGCTTCAGCCCGCAAGCCCCGGTAACCCGGGCTGAAGTGGCGCAGGTACTGGCCAAGGTCGTCGGGTTGCAACCGCTGTAA
- a CDS encoding ABC transporter substrate-binding protein gives MNKIVLLGALALSAVSGITAASDDTLRIGIEAAYPPFAFKTPEGKISGFDYDIGNALCAEMKVRCEWVEQEFDGLIPSLKVRKIDAVLSSMSITEDRLKSVDFSNKYYQTPGKLAMKAGSVVNDPLVDLKGKKVGVQRASTYDRFASDQFEPAGIEVVRYASQNEAFLDLAAGRLDATLADIVNTSEGFIKTPISKGFALVGPDFNDPRYFGKGAGIAVRKGDSEHAARLNAAIDAVRANGTYQQVQAKYFAFDIYGK, from the coding sequence ATGAACAAGATCGTACTTCTCGGCGCGCTGGCACTCAGCGCCGTCAGTGGCATCACCGCCGCCAGCGACGATACCCTGCGCATCGGTATCGAAGCGGCCTATCCGCCCTTCGCCTTCAAGACCCCCGAAGGCAAGATCAGCGGTTTCGACTATGACATCGGCAATGCCCTGTGCGCAGAAATGAAGGTCAGATGCGAGTGGGTCGAGCAAGAGTTCGACGGGCTGATCCCTTCGCTGAAGGTGCGCAAGATCGATGCGGTACTGTCATCGATGTCGATTACCGAGGACCGTTTGAAGTCGGTGGACTTCAGCAACAAGTACTATCAGACGCCTGGCAAGCTGGCGATGAAGGCCGGCAGCGTGGTGAACGATCCGTTGGTGGACCTCAAGGGCAAGAAGGTGGGCGTACAGCGCGCATCGACCTACGACCGCTTCGCCTCTGACCAGTTCGAACCCGCCGGCATCGAAGTGGTGCGCTACGCCTCGCAGAACGAAGCCTTCCTCGATCTGGCCGCCGGCCGCCTGGACGCGACACTGGCAGACATCGTGAATACCAGCGAAGGCTTCATCAAGACCCCCATCAGCAAGGGCTTCGCCTTGGTCGGCCCCGACTTCAACGACCCGCGTTACTTCGGCAAGGGGGCAGGCATTGCCGTGCGCAAGGGTGACAGCGAACACGCCGCCCGCCTCAACGCAGCCATCGACGCGGTTCGCGCCAACGGTACCTATCAGCAGGTACAGGCGAAGTACTTTGCGTTCGACATCTACGGCAAGTAA
- a CDS encoding ABC transporter permease, which produces MLHGYGPTILQGAWLTLSLALISMTVAIALGLLGAVCRLSPLKWLAVLGEGYATVIRGIPDLVLILLIFYGGQDLINRVAPLLGHPRYIDINPFIAGVCTMGFIFGAYLSETFRGAFMAIPRGQAEAGAAYGMTGMQVFRRVLLPQMVRFALPGFTNNWLVLTKATALISLIGLQDMMFKAKSAADATHEPFTFFLTVAALYLTLTSVSLLILRLVEKRYSVGTRLAEL; this is translated from the coding sequence ATGCTCCACGGCTACGGCCCGACCATTCTCCAGGGGGCTTGGCTAACGCTGAGCCTGGCCCTGATTTCCATGACAGTGGCGATCGCCCTCGGCTTGCTGGGCGCGGTATGTCGCCTGTCGCCCTTGAAGTGGCTGGCAGTGCTTGGCGAAGGCTACGCCACGGTCATCCGCGGCATACCTGACCTGGTGCTGATCCTGCTGATCTTCTACGGCGGCCAGGACCTGATCAATCGTGTCGCGCCGCTGCTCGGCCACCCTCGCTACATCGATATCAACCCGTTCATCGCAGGGGTCTGCACGATGGGCTTCATCTTCGGTGCCTATCTTTCGGAAACGTTCCGGGGTGCCTTCATGGCCATTCCCAGAGGGCAGGCCGAAGCTGGCGCGGCCTATGGGATGACAGGCATGCAGGTCTTCAGGCGAGTGCTGCTGCCGCAGATGGTGCGCTTCGCCCTGCCCGGCTTCACCAACAATTGGCTGGTGCTGACCAAGGCAACGGCACTGATATCGCTGATTGGCCTGCAGGACATGATGTTCAAGGCCAAGAGCGCGGCCGACGCTACCCACGAACCATTCACCTTCTTCCTGACCGTTGCCGCGTTGTACCTGACGCTCACCAGCGTATCGCTGCTCATCCTGCGCCTGGTGGAAAAGCGCTACAGCGTCGGCACCCGTCTGGCCGAACTTTGA
- a CDS encoding ABC transporter permease, translating into MLDFKLIADSLPLFAGGVLVTFKLLLIALAAGLALAIPLAMLRVSRKPWLSAPAWLYTYVIRGTPMLVQLFLIYYGLAQFEAVRASVLWPYLSSATFCACLAFAINTSAYSAEILAGSLRATPPGEIEAAHAMGMPRITLYRRILLPSSLRRALPQYSNEVVMMLHTTSLASIVTLVDITGVARTVSSRYYMPFEAFVTAGLFYLCLTLILVRLFKLAEGRWLAHLAPRKN; encoded by the coding sequence GTGCTGGATTTCAAGCTGATCGCCGACAGCCTGCCGCTCTTTGCAGGCGGTGTGCTGGTGACCTTCAAACTGCTGCTGATTGCCCTCGCCGCGGGCCTGGCGCTGGCCATCCCGCTGGCGATGTTGCGCGTATCACGCAAGCCGTGGCTCAGCGCCCCGGCATGGCTGTACACCTACGTCATTCGTGGCACCCCCATGTTGGTACAGCTGTTTCTCATCTACTACGGCCTGGCGCAGTTCGAGGCAGTGCGCGCCAGCGTGCTGTGGCCATACCTTTCCAGCGCCACCTTCTGCGCCTGCCTGGCGTTCGCCATCAACACCAGTGCCTACAGTGCCGAGATTCTCGCCGGCAGCCTGAGGGCCACGCCGCCTGGCGAGATCGAAGCGGCCCATGCCATGGGCATGCCACGCATCACCCTGTACCGCCGGATCCTGCTGCCGTCATCACTGCGCCGTGCACTGCCGCAGTACAGCAATGAAGTCGTCATGATGCTGCACACAACCTCGCTCGCCTCGATCGTCACCTTGGTCGACATCACCGGTGTGGCCAGGACCGTCAGCTCGCGTTACTACATGCCGTTCGAGGCCTTCGTCACTGCCGGGCTGTTCTACCTGTGCCTGACCTTGATCCTGGTGCGCCTGTTCAAACTGGCAGAAGGCCGCTGGCTGGCCCACCTGGCCCCGCGCAAGAACTGA
- a CDS encoding succinylglutamate desuccinylase/aspartoacylase family protein — MEHIQHTLPWSSAGMERRVSVFRFGSGPRKAYIQAALHADELPGMRVAAELKQRLLELERQGRLAGVIELVPVANPIGLGQVFQATHQGRFDLASGHNFNRDFAALAALISPQLEGRLGDDARHNIALVRRLMREAISAMPPAASALEGLRRILLLQACDADVVLDLHCDFESVVLLYALPQLWPALKPLAARLGAGAVLLAEDSGGSSFDEACALPWLRLAEQFGHARIPLACVATTVELRGMADTDRPQVQHSAEAILGFLADQGLLSGDWPAAPSTCCDATPFSGAQYACAPHPGVVSFLQPLGKRVDAGDPLFEVIDPISDQHSVVHATTAGVLYARERLRYAQPGLWLAKVAGAHPVRHGRLLTD, encoded by the coding sequence ATGGAACATATTCAACACACCCTGCCCTGGAGCAGCGCTGGCATGGAACGTCGGGTCTCGGTGTTCCGCTTTGGCAGCGGCCCGCGCAAAGCTTACATTCAGGCAGCCCTGCATGCCGATGAACTACCCGGCATGCGCGTCGCAGCGGAGCTCAAGCAGCGCCTGCTCGAACTGGAACGCCAAGGCCGCCTGGCAGGCGTGATCGAGCTGGTGCCGGTAGCCAACCCGATCGGCCTGGGGCAGGTTTTTCAGGCCACTCACCAGGGGCGCTTCGACCTGGCCAGCGGGCACAACTTCAACCGCGACTTTGCTGCTTTGGCAGCACTGATCTCACCACAGCTCGAAGGCCGCCTGGGTGACGATGCGCGGCACAACATCGCGCTGGTTCGCCGCCTGATGCGTGAGGCCATCAGCGCGATGCCGCCAGCGGCCTCGGCACTCGAGGGCCTGCGCCGGATACTGCTGCTACAGGCCTGCGACGCAGACGTGGTGCTCGACCTGCATTGCGACTTTGAGTCGGTCGTGCTGCTGTACGCCCTGCCCCAGCTGTGGCCAGCCCTCAAACCGCTGGCTGCGCGCCTGGGCGCAGGCGCGGTGTTGCTGGCCGAGGACAGCGGCGGCAGCTCGTTCGATGAAGCCTGTGCCCTGCCCTGGCTGCGCCTGGCAGAACAGTTCGGGCACGCCCGCATCCCACTGGCCTGTGTCGCCACCACGGTCGAACTGCGCGGCATGGCCGATACCGATCGCCCCCAGGTGCAGCACAGTGCCGAAGCCATATTGGGCTTTCTGGCCGATCAGGGCCTGCTCAGCGGCGATTGGCCCGCCGCACCTTCGACATGCTGTGACGCCACCCCGTTCTCCGGCGCGCAGTACGCCTGTGCGCCGCACCCGGGCGTGGTGAGTTTCCTGCAACCCCTGGGCAAGCGGGTCGATGCAGGCGACCCATTGTTCGAGGTGATCGACCCTATCAGCGACCAGCACTCTGTGGTACACGCCACCACCGCCGGGGTTCTCTACGCCCGCGAGCGCTTGCGCTACGCCCAGCCCGGCCTGTGGCTGGCCAAGGTCGCCGGCGCACACCCGGTGCGCCACGGCCGCCTGCTTACCGACTGA
- a CDS encoding ABC transporter ATP-binding protein, giving the protein MYTLQIEDLHKRYGTHDVLKGVSLKAKAGDVTSIIGSSGSGKSTFLRCINLLEEPHGGRILLNNEELQLAPHRSRGTLSATDSRQLQRMRSRLSMVFQHFNLWSHMTALENVMEAPVHVLGVGRKEARERAEHYLAKVGVGHRQAAYPGHMSGGEQQRVAIARALAMEPEVMLFDEPTSALDPELVGEVLKVMRDLAQEGRTMVVVTHEMGFAREVSNQLLFLHQGRVEESGCPRELLARPSSERLQQFLAGSLK; this is encoded by the coding sequence ATGTACACCTTGCAAATCGAAGACCTGCACAAACGCTACGGTACCCACGACGTGCTCAAGGGCGTTTCCCTGAAAGCCAAGGCCGGTGATGTCACCAGCATCATCGGCTCCAGCGGCTCGGGCAAGAGCACCTTCCTGCGCTGCATCAACCTGCTGGAAGAACCGCACGGCGGGCGCATCCTGCTCAACAACGAGGAGTTGCAACTGGCGCCGCACAGGTCCCGTGGCACGCTCAGCGCCACGGACAGCAGGCAACTGCAACGCATGCGCTCACGCCTGTCGATGGTCTTCCAGCATTTCAACCTGTGGTCACATATGACGGCGCTGGAAAACGTCATGGAAGCGCCGGTGCACGTGCTGGGTGTGGGCAGGAAAGAAGCCCGCGAACGGGCCGAGCACTATCTGGCGAAAGTCGGGGTTGGCCATCGCCAAGCCGCCTACCCTGGCCACATGAGCGGTGGAGAGCAACAGCGTGTGGCGATCGCCCGCGCCCTGGCCATGGAGCCGGAGGTCATGCTGTTCGACGAACCGACTTCGGCGCTGGACCCGGAGCTGGTGGGCGAGGTGCTCAAGGTCATGCGCGACCTTGCCCAGGAAGGTCGCACCATGGTGGTGGTCACCCACGAGATGGGGTTTGCCCGGGAAGTGTCCAACCAGTTGCTGTTCCTTCACCAGGGCCGCGTGGAGGAAAGCGGCTGCCCGCGTGAACTGTTGGCCCGGCCCAGCTCAGAGCGCCTGCAGCAGTTTCTGGCCGGCAGCCTGAAGTAG
- a CDS encoding MurR/RpiR family transcriptional regulator produces the protein MPTSAKNLTIYAAPVMRKLAEAAPHLQPSLRKVADFILRHPLKAATLTIEEMAVETCTSAAAVNRLAKAIDMGGYTGLKAELVSTLQQMVSPVDKLRNELAQRPDGTFGLHEQIQIATGNLHTTGSNNTADTFEAFVRCLTQARKIYILGFGNSAYMAGLAAANLVPFCADATAVSMEGGNENAAYRLASITRQDVLLSISLPRYSLDTLQLSRFASERGATVLAITDSPASPLASIAEHALFAPADHPVLISSNGAVLAVIEALVAGVMARNTEAVQLASELTESVMSYLHMPGKDKPVRKPAKRRS, from the coding sequence ATGCCGACATCTGCCAAGAACCTGACCATCTACGCTGCCCCGGTGATGCGCAAGCTGGCGGAGGCCGCCCCCCACCTGCAACCTTCGCTGCGCAAGGTGGCAGACTTCATCCTGCGTCACCCTTTGAAAGCGGCGACGCTGACCATCGAGGAGATGGCCGTTGAAACCTGCACCTCGGCGGCCGCCGTCAACCGTCTGGCCAAAGCCATCGACATGGGCGGCTATACCGGGCTGAAAGCCGAACTGGTGAGTACCCTGCAACAGATGGTGTCGCCGGTGGACAAGCTGCGCAATGAACTGGCACAACGCCCGGACGGCACCTTTGGCCTGCACGAGCAGATTCAGATCGCCACCGGCAACCTGCACACCACCGGCAGCAACAACACCGCCGACACCTTCGAAGCGTTTGTCCGTTGCCTGACCCAGGCCCGCAAGATCTACATACTCGGCTTTGGCAACAGCGCATACATGGCCGGCCTGGCGGCAGCCAACCTGGTGCCATTCTGCGCCGATGCCACGGCGGTGAGCATGGAAGGTGGCAACGAGAACGCCGCTTACCGCCTGGCGTCCATCACCAGACAGGATGTATTGCTGTCGATTTCTCTGCCGCGCTACTCGCTCGACACGCTGCAACTGTCGCGCTTTGCCAGCGAACGCGGGGCAACCGTGCTGGCGATAACCGATTCGCCCGCCTCGCCCTTGGCCAGCATCGCCGAGCATGCGCTGTTTGCCCCGGCCGACCACCCTGTGCTGATCAGCTCCAACGGCGCCGTGCTGGCCGTTATCGAAGCACTGGTCGCCGGGGTGATGGCCCGCAACACCGAAGCGGTGCAATTGGCGTCCGAGTTGACCGAAAGCGTAATGTCCTACCTGCACATGCCAGGCAAAGACAAGCCCGTGCGAAAACCGGCCAAACGACGCAGCTGA
- a CDS encoding LysR family transcriptional regulator has protein sequence MRYSPEALVAFVEAAALGSFSAAARKLRKSQSTISIAIANFEADIGCPLFDRAGRHPTLNAAGHQVLNHVEAILDASAKLDALAVRLADQVEPLVSVVMSDSYSVTFQGAAMGRFAEHYPHTELRCGPSEDADVIDLVQQGLAHIGILAAQSRYPADVSVARLPEQAEFCLYVSSEHPLAKLPALQPEHLENERQLYIKTYAPSLPHGHGQAWSAPDYLTLLEFAVRGFGWAELPRALVARFGSGLVELPMAGYPRRVAMDVAWSRQRALGPAGQWLVGQLLGR, from the coding sequence ATGCGCTACTCACCCGAAGCCCTCGTCGCCTTCGTCGAGGCCGCCGCCCTTGGTTCGTTCTCCGCGGCCGCACGCAAGCTGCGCAAGAGCCAGTCGACCATCAGCATCGCCATCGCCAACTTCGAGGCCGACATCGGTTGCCCGCTGTTCGACCGTGCAGGCCGCCACCCCACGCTCAATGCTGCCGGCCATCAGGTGCTGAACCATGTCGAGGCGATCCTCGATGCCAGCGCCAAGCTGGACGCTCTGGCCGTGCGCCTGGCTGATCAGGTCGAACCGCTGGTGTCGGTGGTGATGTCCGACAGTTACAGCGTCACCTTTCAGGGCGCGGCGATGGGCCGCTTCGCCGAGCATTACCCGCACACCGAACTGCGCTGCGGCCCCTCCGAAGACGCCGACGTGATCGACCTGGTGCAGCAAGGCCTGGCGCACATCGGCATCCTCGCCGCGCAGAGCCGTTACCCGGCGGATGTCAGCGTGGCGCGCCTGCCCGAGCAGGCGGAGTTCTGCCTCTATGTCAGCAGTGAACACCCGCTGGCGAAGCTGCCGGCGCTGCAGCCTGAACATCTGGAGAACGAACGCCAGCTGTACATCAAGACCTACGCCCCGAGCCTGCCCCATGGCCACGGCCAGGCCTGGTCGGCACCGGACTACCTGACCTTGCTGGAGTTCGCCGTGCGCGGCTTCGGCTGGGCCGAACTGCCCAGGGCGCTGGTGGCGCGCTTCGGCAGTGGCCTGGTGGAGTTGCCGATGGCGGGCTACCCGCGGCGGGTGGCCATGGATGTGGCCTGGTCACGCCAGCGGGCGCTGGGGCCCGCCGGGCAGTGGCTGGTGGGGCAGCTGCTGGGGCGCTAG